A stretch of DNA from Ensifer sp. WSM1721:
ACTTTTGCGAGGGCCTTGGCCGGCGACGAAGACCAGAGCACCGGACTGGACAAAAGGAAGATAGTTCCCGTGAGGAGGATTTACTTCGGGAAGCTCCAGTCCGAGGCGTGCCAAGCGCGTTTCAACAACTCCCATACCTATGTCCATTCTCACTTCACTTGGCGCCAATCGCCGCTATCGCCCTTCCAACCCACGACCCTGCCGGCAAGGCGCTCTAGCGTGTTGCGCAACGTGGTCACAAGACCTGCCCATTCGCTGGCGGAAATGCCGTCCACTGCCGGTTCTGGCCCCATAAACATGCCGTCGACGCCGCCGAAGGAAACGCATTGTTCTATGCATCGGCGCTCGAGCTCGCCGTCGTGGAAGATCGAGGGTTTCTCAAGCAGTGCCGAAAGGGCAGCGATAAGCCCGGTGGCGCCCCAGTTCGAGACGTTCGAGACGATCAGGTGGTCGGCTGCCGTTGCCGCCGCCACACCGCCACGTGCTGGATGGCCACTGTCCTTGGCCTTCGGTGAAAAGGACTTGAGCTCGTCTGCGATTACGCCCATCCCCAATTCATTTCCTCCATCGCCGATAGCAACGAACGGAACGCCTTTTGACTTCGCGCGAAGGAAAAATTGATCGAGATCGGCAACAAGACCGTCGAGCGGCCGTCCACCGAGGCCATGATACAGGCCGCGATCATTTCTTCCAGGACGCTCAATCGAGATGACCAGGGACGGTCTGGTTACATCGAGCAGAGCGTCCGTAATCTCCCGGCAGCCTGCATCGTCTTTCGGCACGCTGCGAATATAGACCGGCCGGATGAACTCGACCGACTGGATGACGCCGGTTTCGGGGAAGGGAAGAGGAGAAAGGCCGGCTCCCCGACAAGTGCCGATCATCATCTCTACCCAGTCGTCATCCGTCAGGATAACCGTTTCAACACCCAGCCCCAAGAAGAATGCACGCGCCATGAGCGCCGCGCCCACGGGCCCATCGGTCTCGGGAACGCCGGCCCCCTCGGGAAAGCCTGTGGCAATGACGATCGGGCCGCCATTGTCTCGCACCCGGTCGCAAATCAGTTTGGCAGCCATCATGCAAGCCGGACCGGGCTGGCGCCCTTGGAGTGCATCATAAATCTTGCCGATCAGCCCGACGCCCGTGAGGTCGAGCGTCATGAAATTCTCGATAGTCCGGGCGATCTTCTCGCCCTGTGCACTTTGCAGATCAAGCATGGTCAGATTCCGGATGTGGGGACAGTTGTGATGTACGTGGCGAACTTCTCAGCATCGACGTTGCCGCCGCTGAGTAGGATCGCCGCGGTTTTTCCCGTGATGTCGATCTTGCCGGCCAACAGCGCTGCCAATGCTACCGCCCCACCGGGTTCGACCACGAGCTTCAATTCGCGATAGGCGAAGCGGATAGCCTCCTTCACCTCGTCGTTTACGACGGATAGCCCGCCGGCAAGATGCTTTCGGCATATTGGGAATGTCAGGTTGCCCGGCGCAGGAACGAGGAGTGCGTCACAGATCGACGTGCCAAGTGCGGGCGCTTTTCGTGGTTCACCGGTGGCAAGCGAAAGAGCCATCCCGTCAAAACCGGCGGGTTCAACGCTATAGATTGCCGCCCGCGGCATGAGTGTGTGGACGCCGCAAGCAGCGCCTGACACAAGCCCTCCGCCAGAACACGAAAACAGCGCAACATCAAGGGACATACCCATTTCAGCAGTTTGATGGGCGATTTCCGCACCCAGAGTTGCCTGGCCTGTAATGACGTACGGATCGTCATAGGGCGGGATGATGACAGCTCCGTTCTCGGCCGCGATTTGCGCGCCGATTTCTTCACGATCTTCCTTTGTCTTGTCGTAGAGACGGACGGTCGCGCCATTTTGCCGGACACCCTCGACCTTCGTTTTGGGAGCGTCGTAAGGCATCAAAACAGTCGCGCTGATTCCGAGCTCTTTGGCTACAAAGGAGATTGCCAGGCCGTGGTTGCCTGAGGACCACGTAACGATGCCGCAATCCCGCTCAGCCACATTGAGTTGCAGGGCCCTGTTCAGGGCACCGCGAAGCTTGAAGGAGCCGGAACGTTGTAGGTTTTCCGGCTTGATAAGCACACGTGCTCCAAGCAAGCCGTTCAGTTCCTGACTCTCCAGGATCGGCGTACGCACCGCATATTTCGCAATACGATCCCGCGCCGCTTGGATCGAATCTGCAGTTGGTTCGAAATGGTCAAGGGGAGGTTGAACTGTCACCTGAGGCTCCAAAGACGGTGTATGGTCAAAGACAAGCTCAGCGATGACTTAAAGTAAAATTATAATCCCTGATCGATGGGCATAAGGAAATCGAATGCGTCTTCACTCAGCGGGAGTCCTCACTGGCAACGCGCTGCGCAATCGCCGCCAGTTCCTCGAGCATTTCACTGCCGAATCCCAATGGATAGAACGCGTAGAACCTCAAGGGAGGCAGGTCTATCTCGCTTGGGACAGGCTGAAGAATGTTGTCGACCTTTGCCGCGCCGAGAGTGCCCGCTGCAACAAGTGCAACCCCTATGCCGTCGAGCGCTAGTTTCTCGATGGTCGAGATTGATGAGTTTGCGAAGATCCGAGGAGGTTGACCGGTTTTTTGAAACACCAGCTCGCGGAGATAGTCAAACGGGTAGGTATTACGAGGATAGGTCAAAATGGGGACAGTCGGGGCTTTCTGATATGTGAGAAGTTCGTCCGGAACAAGCCCGGGGATCGCATAGAACCGCAGAGGGTAGTCCTTGAGTTTAACACAGGTGAAACCTTCGAGAACCGCGGGCCCCAACATCAGGGCGATGTCGATTTCACCGTTTTGCAAGGCAATGAGCATCGACGGCGTGACGTCCACCGTCATGTCGAAGTCCATGTTTGGAAATCGGCGCGAGGCCTGTTCGAGGAATCGCGAAAGCCATGTTTGAACAATAGTTTCGGAGACCCCAAGACGTATCCTGCAGTGCAGGTGCCGATTGAGTTCAAGATCGCGCTCCATGGCCGCGACCTGCCGCAGAAGCAATTCTGCATGGCCGAAGAGAGTTCGTCCGACCCTCGTCAGGGCTATGGGCTTCGCCATTCGATCGAACAGCGGTTCGCCGACGGTTTCCTCCATGGCCGCAATCCGCTGTGAGATTGTCGGCTGCGTGGTGTTGAGCTTCTCTGCTGCCTTAGAGAAACTGCGCAGGCGTCCCGCCCAATAGAAGACTTCCAGGCTTCTTAGGGTGAACATTCTACCTCGTTCATCTCCATGGCGCTGCCAGGACACGGCACGGACTTCCGGAGGGCGTGATCACAACCCGTTAGCCTGGATGCCCACCCGCTCGATTGTGTTTCCCTACTACTGTAAACCGAATGTTATCGTTGACATAGGTGGAAATTGTGTCTGTATACGTTAACATAGTTACGCAGAAACTGCTTCGGGCTCTAACGGCGTGAGTGCTGAAGGGGAACCTTCGTCGGAGCACGCCATCCGAACAGACACGCGTCAGGGCGTCGTCTTCAATAAGGAGCGAGAGAGAAAAGGGATGACAACAAACATCGAAAACTCTGCTGCCCCAGCCATTCGGGTAGGTGGCAAATGAGCGTCGCGATAGGCGTAATCGGCACCGGGGTGATGGGCTCCGAACATGCCCGCATTCTTCGCGAGGAGACCAGCGACGCGCATCTTGCCGCCGTTTGCGATGCTGATGAAGGTCGCGCCCGCGCCGCTGGTGCCGGCGGTAAGGTGTTCACGGATCCACTCGCCCTTATCAACTCGGATCAGGTCGACGCCGTCGTGATCGCCGCGCCGGATGCGGTGCATGGAGAACTTGTGCTGGCTTGCATCGAGCAAGGTAAGCCGGTGCTGTGCGAAAAGCCTCTTGCACTCACTGCGGCCGAGGCGCTTCAGGTCGTCGAAGCAGAGCTCGCCAAGGAGAGGAGACTGGTTCAAGTTGGTTACATGCGGCGCTTCGATCGGCCCTATGTAGAGATGAAACGGCTGCGTGAAGCAGGCGAAATCGGAAAACCAGTCATCCTGCACAACGTCCATCGCAATCCCGTCGTGCCTACATGGTTCAGCGGACCGATGTCGGTGACGAATGCCTTTGTCCACGAGATCGACGTGAGTCGGTGGCTGCTCGACTCGGAGATGGTGTCGGCGCAGGTATATTCGGGGCCGGGTGGTGACCCGCTGATGATCACAATGCAGACCGACCGGAACGAGATCGTTTCAACCGAGGTCTTCATGAACTGCGGCTATGGTTATCATGTGCATTCGCAGCTCGTCGGCCGCAACGGAACCATCGAAACTGCCCTTCCAACCGCCACTATCAGGAATTTTTCGGGTCAGCACAGTTCGACCTACCCAGACAATTGGATACCGCGCTTCCGCACTGCCTATGCGACCCAGATGAACGCCTGGGTGAAGTCGGTGAGGAGCGGTGAGCCCAACGACGGTGCTAGCGCATGGGACGGTTATGTCACGACCTTGCTGGCGGAGCAAATCGTGGCGGCACTCGACACCGGTGCTTCAGCGCATTTCGCGGTTGGATCACGTCCCGCATTTTACGACCAGCGTGAATAGCGTCAAAAGCAAGACTATCAGGTCCTTCACCCCTATAGGCATTGAGTCATAATGATTAGATACGCTGTTGTCGGAGCCGGCTGGATCGCTCAAGAGGCGTTCATGCCCGCGATTGGTCAAACCGGAAACTCTCATCTGACGGCAATCGTCTCCGGAAATCTCGCAGCGGCGCAGAAGCTTGCTCATTTTTATGGGGTCGAGAAAGTAGTCGGATACGACGGGTTCGATGCGCTACTACAAAGCGACCTTATAGACGCTGTCTACATTTCAGTACCTAATCCCATGCACGCGGAATATGCGATCCGCGCCGCTAGTGCCGGGAAGCACGTGATGGTCGAAAAGCCGATCGCAACGTCAGTGGCGGACGCGGAGGCCATGATCGGTGCGGCCCGCGATACGGGTGTATGGCTCATGACGAGCTACCGTTTACACCACGAACCTGGCACGATCGCGGCTTTGGAAGCGATCAGGGGGGGCAGGATCGGCGAGCCCCGCTATATCTCTGCCCTATTCAGCTTTCAGTCTGAAAGAGGCAATCACCGTTTACAGGCCGGTAATTGGGGTGGTCCACTGCAGGATATCGGGATTTACTGCATCAACGCCGCCCGACATATCTTCGCTGCCGAACCCATCCAGGTGGTTGCGATGGCGAGCCGGCCCTCGCATGACCCCCGGTTCAACGAAATTGACGACGCAATCGCGGTCACGTTGCGCTTCCCGGGAGAGCGGCTGGCCCAGTTCTACTGCAGCTTTGGCGCCTCTGAAATTGATGTGTATCGGGTGGTGGGCACTCGGGGAGATATAACCATGGAGCCAGGCTTCAGGTTCGACGCTCCGATGCGGATGCTGTTGAACACGAAAGAGGGATGCGAAACCACAAGGTTTCCCCATTACGATCACTTTGGTGGTCAAATCGCCTACTTCTCGCAGTGCATCCTTGATGGCACCGCGCCAGAGCCTGACGGAGAAGAAGGCCTTGCTGATCTGATTGTGCTGCTCGCCACTGAAGAGGCTGCCCGGACCGGGCAGCCGCAAGCTATTTCATCCCCATCACGCCCGTGTCACCCGACGGCGGACATGGTCAGAACGATTCCCTTAGCGACACGAAAGCTGTTGCTTTAGAAGGCGCGCGACTCAGCCCTCTACGTCGATCAGTAAGTTTCGCCGCCAATTAGCACAGGGCGTTACGAGAGGGTTTCGAGGAGCCGCGCATTTGAATGACTGGGCCATCAAGCGCGGTGGTCCCAATTTCTCGTTCTCAGCCGACCGGATCGCGACCCGCCTCCAGAGCCCGCGCATGGCAGTCTGCCTCAACCACAGGACTGCGCCGGAAACGCGACGGCATGTAATCGTTGACGCTAGTCGTTCTACTTGATCAAATGCCACGCCATGTATACGGCACTGCATGGGCCTCGACGTGGCTTCGGCGAGGGATTTTTCTCTTGAATTGAGCGAGTTTAGATGAGTAAGCCGCCGACCGTTCGCGATGTAGCACGCCTGTCCGGCGTATCGACCGCCACTGTGTCCCGATATTTCACCGGGAAAACGGATGCGATTTCGCCCGAAACCATTGAAAGTGTGCGGAATGCCGCCGAGGCTCTAGGATACACGCCATCAGAGATTGGGCGCTCGCTTCGACTGGCTCGTAGCCGCGTGGTCGTGATGGTTGTCCCTGATGCAACGAACCCATTCACGGCGGACGTTGCGGCATCAGTCGAACAGGCGCTTAAGGAATTCGGGTTATCGATGGTTCTGGCAAATGCTTCCGAAAACGCGGAGCAGCAGGACCGACTACTCTCCGACGCACAAGGTCTGCGGGCGCGGGGAATTGTGCTTCAAGGCGCTATAGACACGCCGCGGCTGCGGGACATGGCTTCGCGGCAGAACAACCTTATTTTTGTCAATCGTCGCCCCGCGCCGGGAATCATCGCTCCCTACGTGGGCATCGACAACTTCGCGGCGGGTCACGCGGTCGGGCGCTATTTCGTGGAGCGCGGGTATGAGAACTGCGTTGCGATTCACGGACCGCGCCACTACTCCGGTAGTACTGAGCGGCTAGATGGCTTTCTTGCCGGTCTCGGGCAGGTGCGTCCTGTCTTCCAGTTTGAGAGCGCGTACACCATGGAGGCGGGTTACCGCCAAGGTCAGTTGCTCCTCGCTGATCACACCCGTCGATATGCGGTATTTTGCGGCAACGACATGATCGCCTACGGGGTTTATCGCGCCGCCATGGAGAAGAGCATGCGCGTCCCCGACGATCTCGTGATCTTCGGCTTCGACGACAATCGGCTGAATGAGTGGCTGGCCCCTTGGCTCTCGACTGTGAAGGTTCCAGCCTTCGACTTCGGGCCTGCTATAGCGAAGCTGATTCATGAACCGATCGACCCGGCTGATCAGAACAGCAACGTTATTCTTCCGTTTACGCTGACGATCAGAAGGTCTGCTTAGGCTAGAGCCGCGGCCTTTCGTACATGCGCGGTGGCGCATGAAGCGCAGCCCTTCACCACTTCCGTAGCTTGCAGGCTAAACGGTATAGGCCACCTGGGTGGGCGCCAGAACCTTACACCTCGGGAATCGGCTATGTAATCGTTGACATCACTATTTTGCATAGTGTACACGTTTACATAAAGCAATTTGACTGTTGTCAGCAGCAGTGCCGCACAGTCGGGCTCGATACAGAAGGCAGATCTGCGTAGCGGCAGGTGACGATAGCGAACAAGTCCATCCAAGGATATCTGGACAAATTGAAATGGCCAAGCCGCCGACCATCCGCGATGTAGCACGCCTGTCGGGAGTTTCGACCGCCACGGTCTCGCGGTTTTTTACGGGAAAGACGAGCGCGATTGCTCCTGAAACGCTCGAGAGTGTACGCAACGCAGCAGAGGAACTCGGTTACACTCCGTCGGAGATCGGTCGTTCGCTCCGCTTGGCGAGCAGCCGCGTGGTGGTGATGTTGGTGCCAGACGCTACCAACCTCTTTACCGCAGACGTCGCAGCCTCGGTCGAGAATGCACTCAAAGGCATAGGTCTTTCGTTGGTGCTCGCGAACACGGCTGAAAATGCTGAAAAGCAGGATCGCCTGCTAGCCGATGCGCAGGGCCTGCGGGCGCGAGCCATCGTTCTGCAGGGCGCAATGGATACGCCGCGCTTGCGTGAAATGGCGGAACGGCAAAACAACCTGATATTTGTTAACCGCCGACCCGCGCCCGGCATTGTCGCTCCCTATGTTGGGATTGATAACTTCGCCGCCGGCTTCGCCGTAGGGCGCTATTTCATCGAGAAAGGCTACGAGAACTGCGTCGCAATCCACGGGCCGCGACACTATCCCGGAAGCAGTCGACGCCTTGAGGGCTTTCTCGCCGGTGTCGGCGAGATGCGCCAGGTCCTCCAGTTCGAGTGCGCTTTCACAATGGAGGCCGGCTATCGACAGGGCTCGCTTCTTCTGGCTGACCGCAGTCGTCAGTACGCAGTCTTCTGCGCCAATGACATGATCGCCTACGGCGTTTACCGGGCCGCCATGGAGACGAACATGCGGATTCCTGATGACGTGATCATCTTTGGATTCGATGACAATCGCGTGAACGACTGGCTCGCTCCTTGGCTGACGACCGTCAAGGTTCCTGCATTAGACTTCGGCCCTGCCATTGCGGAGTTGATCAATGAGCCGCCAGCCGCGAGCGATCACAACCGGAACGTCATTCTGCCGTTTTCGCTGACGATCCGTCAGTCTGCTTAGAAGAACAACAAGGCCCAAGGGGTGGTCCGGGTCAAACAGGGCGCTGGCGGAGACCAAATGCAGAGGGGGAACAAGAAAATGAATCCAAATGAAAACATCATCAGCCTGCCGATCGGTCTTCGGCGGGTAGCGAAGTTGCGGCGCGTCACTTCCATCAAGTCCAACGCCGAAGAGCGGAGCGTGAAAGGCTAACAGCATGCTGTCACCATCTACCATCAAGGTCGTTCGCGAAACCGGTGCGCTGCCCAACTCCGAGTATGTCTTGGAGGTCGAAAACGTCCGCAAGGAATTTGCGGGCGTCGTTGCGCTCGACAATGTTTCTTTCCGCGTCCGCCGCGGCAGCGTGCATGCGCTCATGGGCGAGAACGGAGCCGGCAAGTCGACATTGATGAAGATCATTGCCGGCATCTACACGCCGGATGCCGGCGAGTTTAAGTGGCGCGGCCAGTCGATCAGGCTGAACAGCCCGCTCGACGCGCTCGACAACGGCATCGCGATGATCCACCAGGAGCTCAACCTGATGGCGCCGATGACGGTCTCGGAGAACGTTTGGATTCGCCGAGAGCCGAAGAACCGTTTTGGGTTTATCGACCACGACGAGCTGCGCCGCCGCACGCTGGAGCTCTTTGAGCGGCTCGGTATCGATATAGACCCGGACGAGCAGGTCGGTAAGCTCTCCGTCGCCAGCCGACAAATGGTCGAGATCGCAAAGGCGGTATCTTATGAGTCAGACGTCCTCATCATGGATGAGCCAACCTCGACACTGACCGAGCGTGAAGTTGACCATCTTTTCCGGATTATCCGAACACTCCGGGAGGCCGGAAAGGGGATCATCTACATAACCCACAAAATGAACGAGCTTTTCGAAATCGCCGACGAGGTCTCCATCTTTCGCGACGGCAGGCACATCGCGACCAAAGCCGCCAATGAGGTCACCCGCGACGAGGTCATTCGAATGATGGTTGGCCGCGAGCTTTCGCAGATGTTTCCCAAGACACCCGCCCCGATTGGCGACGTCGTCCTGAGAGTCAGTAATCTCGGGTTGGCCGGCGTCTTCGAGGACATTTCTTTCGACTTGCGCGCCGGCGAGATCCTGGGCATCGCGGGTCTGGTTGGTTCGGGGCGCTCCAATATCGCCGAGACGATCTTTGGCGTCACCCCTGCGACCTCGGGTGCCATCGAGATTGGTGGCAAGAAGGTGGTTGTGGACTCGCCTGCTGTTGCTATGGAACACGGCATGGCCTTCCTCACCGAGGAGCGCAAGGAGTCCGGCTGTTTTCTGCTTCTCAACATCCAGGAGAACATGCAGATGGCGGCGCTGCGTAGCGGCTATGTCCGGCGCGGCTTCGTCGATCAGAAACGGCTGTCCCGCGATTGTGACGCTATGACTAGCGCGCTGCGCGTCAAGACCCCGAACATGGAAGAGTTGATCCTGAATCTTTCCGGAGGCAACCAGCAGAAAGTGCTTATCGCCCGCTGGCTCTTGACGAAACCACGCATCCTCATTCTCGACGAACCTACCCGGGGTATCGATGTGGGCGCTAAGGCGGAAATTCACCGTATGATCTCAAATCTCGCCGGCGAAGGTTTAGCGGTGATCATGATTTCTTCGGAGATGCCCGAGATCCTCGGGATGAGCGACCGGGTGATGACGATACGGCAGGGTCGTTTGTCTGGCATCCTGGATCGCGCTGAAGCCGATCAGGTCAAAATCATGGAGCTCGCAGCACAATGATGAGCAAGCCGATCAGCGATGAGGACAGGCGCGCGCGCAAGTCTGACCCATCCACAACCCTCTATCGCAATTCGTGAGCCCCCGCCGCAAGCTATGATCCATCAAGCGCATCCTCGCAAGCACTCGTACAGGCTGTGACATGGCAAGCATCGATCTTAATAGCGATCTCGGCGAAAGCTTCGGCTCCTGGCCGATGGGCGACGATGCCTCGATGCTTGGTATAGTCACAAGTGCCAACATTGCCTGCGGCTTTCATGCCGGCGATCCGGCGGGCATCCTTGCCGTTCTACGCGAAGCCGCGGCGCGCGGCGTCTCGGTCGGCGCCCACATCGGTTATCGAGACCTGGTCGGCTTCGGTCGCCGCAACATGGACCCATCGAGCGCCGAACTTGTGGGCGACACCATCTACCAGATCGGCGCGCTGCAGGGACTCGCGAAGGCTGCCGCCACTGCGGTCCGCTACGTGAAGCCGCACGGAGCGCTCTACAACACTATCGCCAGCGACGCCCGCCAGGCGGACGACGTGATCGCCGGGATAAAGGCGGTCGACCCCTCTCTGATTCTGATGGCGCTCGCCGGCGCCCCGATTGTCGAGCAGGCCCGCGCGGCCGGGTTGAAGGTGGTGTGCGAAGCGTTTGCCGATCGCGCCTACAATGCCGACGGCAGCCTTGTTAGCCGGCGGCTGCCGGGCGCGGTCATCCACGACGCTGAGGTCGTCGCGACCCGAATGCTGCGCATGGTCCGCGAGCATCGGATCACCGCGATCGATGGTACCGAGATAGTACTCGAAGCTCAATCCATCTGCATCCACGGCGACACGCCCTCTGCGGTCGCACTGGCCCGCACGGTGCGGGCCGAGCTCGTCGCAAGCGGCGTCGAGCTGAAGCCGTTCACCGAGGCGTTCCGGGATTAGGCCAATGTCTGAGCGCTTGCGTTTTCTGCCTGCCGGCAATGATGCTCTTCTGGTCGAATTGGACGACCTGGAAACGACGTTGACGTTGCTCGACCGTTTGCGGGCCGTCGGACCGGAGGGGGTGAAGGAACTCGTTCCCGCCGCACGCACGGTGATGATCCGCTTCGACCCGCTCGTCACCAACCGCTCCGCGATCACGGCATTCATTGCGCAATTCGATCTCTCGATGCGGAGCGCGCGCCAGGGCGCGACGTTCGACATCCCCGTGACTTATGACGGCGAGGATCTGGGCGAGGTTGCGGAATTTCTGGGCTGGTCTGTGGAAGAACTCATCCGCCGCCACACCGACGCGACCTATACAGTGGCCTTCACCGGCTTCGCGCCAGGTTTCGCTTACATGACCTGCGACGATACCGCGTTCGACGTGCCGCGCCGCAAGACACCGCGCGTGCGCATCCCGGCGAGTTCCGTGGCGATCGCCGGAAAGTTCGGTGGTATCTATCCCACCGACAGCCCGGGTGGCTGGCAGATCCTCGGCACGACACCGCTTCGCATGTGGGACACGGCACGTCCCCGGGCGGCGTTGCTTGCCCCCGGCGATCGCGTGCGCTTTCGCGATATGGCCAAGGGCGCTACCGTGCCGGCCCCTGTGCGCGAGCGGCGGGTGGACACCGCGCCGCCGGCAGAGGGCTTGCGCGTCATCCGTGCCGACCGACCGGCGCTCTATCAGGATCTCGGCCGTCCAGGTCGGGCAGATCAGGGTGTTTCGGAGTCCGGCGCGCTCGATCGCGCCTCATTGCGCGATGCCAACGTCTGCGTCGGCAATCCGAGTGATGCCGCTGCGATCGAGATCACTTTTGGAGGCTTCGCGCTGAGGACCGACCGACCCGCGACGCTGGCGCTTACGGGTGCGCCGTGCCCGCTGGAGATTCGCACCTCGCACGGCCGCTCGGTCTCCGCCCCTTTCGCTCGCCCGTTTGCGCTCGACGCCGGCGACGAGCTGACGCTCGGCGTGCCGAGCGAAGGGATGCGCAGTTATCTGGCTCTCCGCGGCGGCTTCGCTGTCGAGCCTGTCCTCGGGTCGGCCTCGACCGACACGCTGGCGAAGATCGGGCCGCCGCCGATTGCGGCGGGCGATGTGCTCGTTCCGGCAAACCGTCCGGCAGCCGCCGTCGACCCCGACCGCCCCGAACCGAAGCAACTGCCGCGAACGGGCGAGACGGTGACCCTCGACGTGGTCCTCGGCCCGCGCACCGACTGGTTTACGGACAAAGCTGTGCAAACCTTTCTCTCGCAGGAGTGGGAGGTCACTGCGGAATCGAGCCGAGTCGGCGTGCGCCTCTCCGGGTCCGCGCCGCTCGAACGGCGCGACGCGGTGGAGCTTCCCTCCGAAGGCACGGCACTGGGCTCGATACAGGTGCCACATAGCGGCCAGCCGGTGCTCTTCCTCGCCGACCATCCGCTGACCGGCGGCTATCCGGTGATCGGCGTGGTGGCGGCCCACCACCTTGACCTCGCCGGCCAGATCTCAATCGGCGCGCGCATCCGGTTCAACTCGATCGCCGCCTTCGACCCGCATGTGAAGGAAATCGACCGATGAAAAAGCTGCTCATCGCCAATCGCGGTGAAATCGCCATCCGCATTGCCAGGGCCGCACGCGATTACGGCGTCGCCTCGGTCGCGATTTATTCGGATGCCGATGCGGCTTCGCTCCACGCGGAGCTTGCCGACGAGGCCTACGGCCTCGGTCCCGGCCGCCCGGCGGAGACCTATCTCAACATCGAAAAGATACTCGAGACCGCCCGCCGTGCCGGCGCCGATGCTGTCCATCCCGGTTACGGCTTCCTGTCGGAACGCGCCGAATTTGCGCAAGCGGTGATCGACGCGGGCCTTACCTGGGTCGGCCCGGCCCCTGAGGTCATAACAGCGCTGGGCGACAAGGTCGAGGCTCGGCGGATTGCGGCCAAGGTCGGGGCGCCGCTCGTCAAAGGTTCGGACGGTCCGCTCGCTTCCGCTGCCGAGGCGGTCGAGTTCGCCAAGCAAGCCGGTCTGCCGCTCGCCATCAAGGCGGCTTTCGGCGGCGGGGGGCGCGGCATGAAGGTCGCGCGGCGGCTGGAAGAGGTCGGCGAACTGTTTGATTCTGCCGTGCGCGAGGCGAAGGAAGCCTTTGGCCGCGGTGAATGCTACGCGGAGCAGTTCCTCGACCGACCCCGCCACATTGAGGCGCAGGTCATCGCCGACAGTCACGGCAACACGGTCGTCCTTGGTACGCGCGACTGCTCGCTGCAGCGCCGCAACCAGAAGCTCGTGGAAGAGGCTCCGGCCCCCTTTATCACCGCGGGACAGCGTGCGCGCATCCACGACGCCGCCCGCGCCATCTGCACGGAGGCCGGCTATACCGGGGCAGGGACCGTGGAGTTCCTGCTATCGCAGGACGGGGTCATCTCGTTCCTCGAGGTGAACACGCGGCTTCAAGTCGAGCACCCGGTGACCGAAGAGACAACTGGCGTCGATATCGTCATCGAGCAATTGCGTATTGCCGACGGCCTGCCGCTCGCTCTCACGGATACACCCGAGCCGCGCGGCCATGCCTTCGAGTTCCGCATCAATGCCGAGGATCCCGGGCGAGGCTTCCTGCCCACGCCGGGCCTCGTCACCCGCTTCCGCGCCCCTGCAGGGCCTGGCGTGCGCATTGATGCCGGGGTCGAGACCGGATCGGAGATTCCCGGCTTCTACGATTCCATGATGGCAAAGCTGATCGTCACCGGCGCCACCCGGGGGGAAGCGCTTATCCGGGCTCGAAGGGCGCTGGCCGAATTCCGCATTGAGGGGGTCGCCTCGGTGCTGCCTTTCCATCGAGCGGTGCTGGAAGAGCGCGATTTCACTGGCGAGGATGGCTTCCGCGTCTTCACGAACTGGATCGAAACTGAGTTCCGC
This window harbors:
- a CDS encoding DUF4392 domain-containing protein, which encodes MLDLQSAQGEKIARTIENFMTLDLTGVGLIGKIYDALQGRQPGPACMMAAKLICDRVRDNGGPIVIATGFPEGAGVPETDGPVGAALMARAFFLGLGVETVILTDDDWVEMMIGTCRGAGLSPLPFPETGVIQSVEFIRPVYIRSVPKDDAGCREITDALLDVTRPSLVISIERPGRNDRGLYHGLGGRPLDGLVADLDQFFLRAKSKGVPFVAIGDGGNELGMGVIADELKSFSPKAKDSGHPARGGVAAATAADHLIVSNVSNWGATGLIAALSALLEKPSIFHDGELERRCIEQCVSFGGVDGMFMGPEPAVDGISASEWAGLVTTLRNTLERLAGRVVGWKGDSGDWRQVK
- a CDS encoding threonine/serine dehydratase, coding for MTVQPPLDHFEPTADSIQAARDRIAKYAVRTPILESQELNGLLGARVLIKPENLQRSGSFKLRGALNRALQLNVAERDCGIVTWSSGNHGLAISFVAKELGISATVLMPYDAPKTKVEGVRQNGATVRLYDKTKEDREEIGAQIAAENGAVIIPPYDDPYVITGQATLGAEIAHQTAEMGMSLDVALFSCSGGGLVSGAACGVHTLMPRAAIYSVEPAGFDGMALSLATGEPRKAPALGTSICDALLVPAPGNLTFPICRKHLAGGLSVVNDEVKEAIRFAYRELKLVVEPGGAVALAALLAGKIDITGKTAAILLSGGNVDAEKFATYITTVPTSGI
- a CDS encoding LysR family transcriptional regulator: MFTLRSLEVFYWAGRLRSFSKAAEKLNTTQPTISQRIAAMEETVGEPLFDRMAKPIALTRVGRTLFGHAELLLRQVAAMERDLELNRHLHCRIRLGVSETIVQTWLSRFLEQASRRFPNMDFDMTVDVTPSMLIALQNGEIDIALMLGPAVLEGFTCVKLKDYPLRFYAIPGLVPDELLTYQKAPTVPILTYPRNTYPFDYLRELVFQKTGQPPRIFANSSISTIEKLALDGIGVALVAAGTLGAAKVDNILQPVPSEIDLPPLRFYAFYPLGFGSEMLEELAAIAQRVASEDSR
- a CDS encoding Gfo/Idh/MocA family protein, yielding MSVAIGVIGTGVMGSEHARILREETSDAHLAAVCDADEGRARAAGAGGKVFTDPLALINSDQVDAVVIAAPDAVHGELVLACIEQGKPVLCEKPLALTAAEALQVVEAELAKERRLVQVGYMRRFDRPYVEMKRLREAGEIGKPVILHNVHRNPVVPTWFSGPMSVTNAFVHEIDVSRWLLDSEMVSAQVYSGPGGDPLMITMQTDRNEIVSTEVFMNCGYGYHVHSQLVGRNGTIETALPTATIRNFSGQHSSTYPDNWIPRFRTAYATQMNAWVKSVRSGEPNDGASAWDGYVTTLLAEQIVAALDTGASAHFAVGSRPAFYDQRE
- a CDS encoding Gfo/Idh/MocA family protein, which encodes MPAIGQTGNSHLTAIVSGNLAAAQKLAHFYGVEKVVGYDGFDALLQSDLIDAVYISVPNPMHAEYAIRAASAGKHVMVEKPIATSVADAEAMIGAARDTGVWLMTSYRLHHEPGTIAALEAIRGGRIGEPRYISALFSFQSERGNHRLQAGNWGGPLQDIGIYCINAARHIFAAEPIQVVAMASRPSHDPRFNEIDDAIAVTLRFPGERLAQFYCSFGASEIDVYRVVGTRGDITMEPGFRFDAPMRMLLNTKEGCETTRFPHYDHFGGQIAYFSQCILDGTAPEPDGEEGLADLIVLLATEEAARTGQPQAISSPSRPCHPTADMVRTIPLATRKLLL
- a CDS encoding LacI family DNA-binding transcriptional regulator, coding for MSKPPTVRDVARLSGVSTATVSRYFTGKTDAISPETIESVRNAAEALGYTPSEIGRSLRLARSRVVVMVVPDATNPFTADVAASVEQALKEFGLSMVLANASENAEQQDRLLSDAQGLRARGIVLQGAIDTPRLRDMASRQNNLIFVNRRPAPGIIAPYVGIDNFAAGHAVGRYFVERGYENCVAIHGPRHYSGSTERLDGFLAGLGQVRPVFQFESAYTMEAGYRQGQLLLADHTRRYAVFCGNDMIAYGVYRAAMEKSMRVPDDLVIFGFDDNRLNEWLAPWLSTVKVPAFDFGPAIAKLIHEPIDPADQNSNVILPFTLTIRRSA